A window of Clostridium sp. 'White wine YQ' contains these coding sequences:
- a CDS encoding winged helix-turn-helix transcriptional regulator, protein MREEFENNDKTICCVEKALNVLDGKWSFLVIKNLFDGTKRFGELRKSLHNISPKTLTLRLRELEQCGVVQRKVYPTIPPAVEYSLTEKGQDLRNIIDEMNIWGKKWC, encoded by the coding sequence GTGAGAGAAGAATTTGAAAATAATGATAAAACAATATGCTGCGTGGAAAAAGCTTTGAATGTTTTAGATGGAAAGTGGTCATTCTTAGTTATTAAAAACCTTTTTGATGGAACAAAAAGATTTGGTGAACTAAGAAAATCTCTACATAACATAAGTCCTAAAACATTAACATTAAGACTTAGGGAATTAGAACAATGCGGAGTAGTGCAGAGGAAGGTTTATCCTACTATTCCTCCAGCAGTAGAATATTCATTGACTGAAAAGGGACAAGACTTAAGAAATATAATTGATGAAATGAATATATGGGGAAAAAAGTGGTGTTAA
- the larE gene encoding ATP-dependent sacrificial sulfur transferase LarE yields the protein MLLKEKYESLKNIIKEHGSAAIAFSGGVDSTFLMKVAHEVLGDKLIAVTATSSTYPERELNEAIKYAKDMGVKHIIISSEELDIEGFASNPKNRCYYCKKELFTKIGEVALENGVEFVFDGSNLDDTGDFRPGMQAAKELAVVSPLKLANLTKKDIRDLSKELQLPTWNKPSFACLSSRFPYGNKITIDKLKMVEKAEQFLLDMGITQVRVRHHGEIARIEVEPSEREKFFSIEVMDNIGNEFKKIGFTYVTLDMLGYRTGSMNEVLTENEKKLVLKK from the coding sequence ATGCTACTTAAAGAAAAATATGAATCGCTCAAAAATATAATAAAAGAACATGGCAGTGCTGCAATAGCTTTTTCGGGAGGTGTTGATAGTACATTTCTAATGAAGGTAGCACATGAAGTTTTAGGAGATAAATTGATAGCAGTTACAGCAACCTCATCAACTTATCCTGAAAGAGAATTAAATGAAGCTATAAAGTATGCAAAGGATATGGGTGTTAAGCATATTATAATTTCTTCAGAAGAATTAGATATAGAAGGCTTTGCAAGTAATCCTAAAAATAGATGTTATTATTGTAAAAAAGAATTATTTACTAAGATTGGGGAGGTAGCCTTAGAAAATGGAGTAGAATTTGTTTTTGATGGTTCTAATCTTGATGATACTGGAGATTTTAGACCAGGAATGCAAGCAGCAAAAGAGCTTGCTGTAGTAAGCCCACTTAAACTTGCTAACCTTACTAAAAAAGATATAAGAGATTTATCTAAGGAGCTTCAATTACCTACCTGGAATAAACCATCTTTTGCATGTTTATCCTCAAGATTTCCTTATGGAAACAAGATTACTATAGATAAATTAAAAATGGTTGAGAAGGCTGAGCAATTCCTACTTGATATGGGAATAACACAAGTTAGAGTTAGACATCATGGAGAAATAGCAAGAATAGAAGTGGAACCTTCTGAGAGAGAAAAGTTCTTTAGCATAGAAGTTATGGATAACATAGGAAATGAATTTAAGAAAATTGGTTTCACATATGTAACACTAGATATGTTAGGATATAGAACTGGAAGCATGAATGAAGTCCTTACAGAAAATGAGAAGAAATTAGTTCTAAAAAAATAA
- a CDS encoding protein kinase, whose amino-acid sequence MDKKYDVSLELDDEVEGLLKEGEYLGRGHNGIVYLLPGKKIIKIFYDKKICLKEAQVFKRAKGSKYFPKIIKHGDKYIIRELVEGVRLDKYIKDNGLTKELTKELYKVIKEFKKLQFTKLDIRCRDVYVDGKGNIKIIDPKNSYTRKKSYPRHLMKGLEKLDVLEVFVENLKKTDTRVAKEWMDKFKKYFKLK is encoded by the coding sequence ATGGATAAAAAGTATGATGTTAGTTTGGAACTAGATGATGAGGTAGAGGGTTTACTTAAAGAAGGAGAATATTTAGGAAGAGGACATAATGGGATTGTTTATTTATTACCAGGGAAAAAAATAATTAAAATATTTTATGATAAAAAAATATGCTTAAAAGAAGCACAAGTTTTTAAACGAGCAAAGGGTTCTAAATATTTTCCCAAGATAATAAAACATGGAGATAAATATATAATTCGTGAATTGGTTGAAGGAGTTAGATTAGATAAATATATAAAAGACAACGGATTAACTAAAGAATTGACTAAAGAATTATATAAGGTTATAAAAGAATTTAAAAAATTGCAGTTTACAAAATTAGATATTAGATGTAGAGATGTTTATGTAGATGGGAAAGGTAATATTAAGATTATTGATCCTAAGAATAGTTATACTAGAAAAAAATCATATCCAAGACATTTAATGAAGGGATTAGAAAAATTAGATGTTTTAGAAGTCTTTGTGGAAAATTTAAAAAAGACAGATACCAGAGTTGCAAAGGAATGGATGGATAAATTCAAAAAGTATTTTAAATTGAAGTAA
- a CDS encoding cation-translocating P-type ATPase — MKDNCMRGLSSKEVLELRNKYGLNEVTNNEKTSPIKKFIGVFKEPMFLLLLGTATIYLILGDIKEALIMLIFVGFVASITFIQEWKTEKTLNALKELTAPNVKAIRDGKKVIIKSFELVPGDIVLLSEGDRIPADCSILEVSNFSVDESILTGEAEPVFKNITKNEQVNEEYWKKDKLYAGTLSVVGTCTAKVEFTGYNTEYGKIAKVISETKEELTPLQNKIQTLVKNLAIVGLILCITLIIVTYFYNHDIIKSILSGITLAMAIIPEEFPVVLTVFLSLGAFRLARKNALMRKISAVETLGSATILAVDKTGTITKNDMEVKGIFDGSYVDINDFKDEYLSRLMLFACEKDPYDPMEKSIIKMANERINDTYIKNFDLALNIPFNSETKRMANIYRKDDKFYVAVKGSHEALLHLCKMDEIEKQRILKEVDFMANKGLRVITICDCDAEELYEDIEKYELTFRGLIGLQDPPKEGVKEAIKLCKQAGIRVVMITGDYNKTAMAIGNEIGLQFKDRAITGNEIDNMSDEELCREVTNCDIFSRVIPGHKMRIVKALKASGEIVAMTGDGVNDAPALKVADIGIAMGKRGTEVAKEAAHMVLMDDNFTTIVSSVKDGRRIFDNIRKAMVYIMVIHIPIICLSLFSPLFNLPQILLPVHIVLLELIIDPTCSIIFEGEEAEPNIMDKPPRNPKEPLLTRMLTFKVILQGISMFAAAFIPFHYMVDLGLNVDYARSFALVVLIVSNVILVLVNRSNTQYIINIFKEKQSKARLLINSLALIMVFLIVYIPFLNGIFGTSGLEIDMLLLAIVIGIISSIWWEVIKIIGNNKNTDIKLNISEFKQ, encoded by the coding sequence ATGAAGGATAATTGTATGAGAGGATTATCTTCAAAAGAGGTCTTAGAGTTAAGAAATAAATACGGGCTTAATGAAGTTACTAATAATGAAAAAACCAGTCCAATAAAAAAGTTTATTGGAGTTTTTAAGGAACCTATGTTTTTGCTTTTACTTGGGACTGCGACAATATATCTTATCCTAGGAGATATTAAGGAAGCATTGATAATGCTTATTTTCGTAGGATTCGTAGCATCTATAACATTTATTCAAGAATGGAAGACAGAGAAAACTTTAAATGCTTTAAAGGAATTAACGGCCCCAAATGTCAAAGCAATTAGAGACGGGAAAAAAGTAATAATAAAAAGCTTTGAACTAGTGCCGGGAGATATTGTCTTATTAAGTGAAGGAGATAGAATACCAGCTGACTGTTCTATTTTAGAAGTATCAAACTTTTCAGTAGATGAATCCATTCTTACTGGAGAAGCTGAACCAGTATTTAAAAATATCACCAAAAATGAGCAAGTTAACGAAGAATATTGGAAGAAAGATAAATTATATGCTGGAACACTTTCAGTAGTTGGAACATGCACTGCAAAGGTTGAGTTTACAGGTTATAATACTGAATATGGAAAGATAGCAAAAGTTATAAGTGAAACAAAAGAAGAACTTACTCCATTGCAAAATAAGATACAGACCTTAGTTAAGAACTTGGCCATTGTTGGGCTGATATTATGCATAACACTTATTATAGTGACATATTTTTATAATCATGACATAATCAAAAGTATACTTTCAGGAATAACTCTTGCAATGGCAATAATTCCAGAAGAATTTCCTGTTGTATTAACAGTATTTCTTTCTTTAGGAGCATTTCGTTTAGCACGAAAAAATGCTCTAATGAGAAAAATATCTGCAGTTGAAACCCTAGGTTCAGCTACAATTTTAGCAGTTGATAAAACTGGCACAATCACAAAAAATGATATGGAAGTTAAGGGCATTTTTGACGGTAGTTATGTTGATATTAATGATTTTAAGGATGAATATTTAAGTAGGTTGATGCTTTTTGCTTGTGAGAAGGATCCCTATGATCCAATGGAAAAGTCTATAATTAAAATGGCAAATGAAAGAATCAACGATACCTACATTAAAAATTTTGATTTGGCATTAAATATTCCATTTAATTCAGAAACAAAGAGAATGGCAAATATATATAGAAAAGATGATAAATTTTATGTAGCTGTAAAAGGTTCCCATGAAGCATTGCTTCATCTATGCAAAATGGATGAAATAGAAAAACAAAGAATCCTTAAAGAAGTTGATTTCATGGCAAATAAAGGATTGAGGGTTATTACAATATGTGACTGTGATGCTGAGGAGTTATACGAAGATATTGAAAAGTATGAGCTGACCTTTAGGGGATTAATTGGGCTTCAAGACCCTCCTAAGGAAGGAGTAAAAGAAGCAATTAAACTATGCAAGCAAGCTGGAATAAGAGTTGTAATGATAACAGGTGATTATAATAAAACAGCTATGGCCATAGGAAATGAGATAGGGCTGCAATTTAAGGATAGAGCAATTACTGGAAATGAGATAGATAATATGAGTGATGAGGAGTTATGCAGAGAAGTAACTAATTGTGATATATTTTCTAGAGTTATTCCAGGTCATAAAATGAGAATTGTTAAGGCATTGAAGGCATCAGGAGAAATAGTGGCTATGACTGGAGATGGGGTTAATGATGCACCTGCATTGAAGGTTGCAGACATAGGTATAGCTATGGGAAAAAGAGGGACAGAGGTAGCAAAAGAAGCAGCTCATATGGTATTAATGGATGACAATTTCACAACAATAGTGAGTTCTGTAAAAGATGGAAGAAGGATATTTGATAATATCAGAAAAGCTATGGTATATATTATGGTTATCCATATACCAATAATATGTTTATCACTATTTTCACCTTTATTTAATCTTCCTCAGATTCTATTACCAGTACACATTGTTTTACTGGAACTTATAATTGATCCAACTTGTTCAATAATATTTGAAGGGGAAGAGGCTGAACCTAATATTATGGATAAGCCACCAAGGAATCCAAAAGAGCCATTATTAACTAGAATGTTAACTTTTAAAGTTATATTGCAAGGGATATCAATGTTTGCTGCAGCTTTTATTCCATTTCATTACATGGTGGATTTAGGGCTTAATGTAGATTATGCTAGAAGTTTTGCATTGGTAGTTTTAATTGTATCTAACGTTATATTAGTTCTAGTAAATAGATCTAACACTCAATATATAATAAATATATTTAAAGAAAAGCAAAGTAAAGCAAGATTGCTTATTAATAGTCTTGCACTAATTATGGTATTTCTAATAGTGTATATACCATTTTTGAATGGAATTTTTGGAACTTCAGGGTTAGAAATAGATATGTTATTATTAGCAATAGTCATAGGTATAATATCATCAATATGGTGGGAAGTAATAAAAATAATAGGGAACAATAAGAATACAGATATTAAACTTAATATATCAGAATTTAAGCAGTGA
- a CDS encoding nitroreductase family protein, with protein MDFLDLAKKRYSVRKYETKSVEEEKLTKILESGRIAPTAANFQPQRLIVVQKEEGLTKLKKSADIKGAPLAIIICSDHNTSWKRRYDDKDTADIDASIVTTHMILQATELGLGSVWICHFEPTILREEFKLPDNFEPINILAIGYAKPEEDASENASPNRHDTRRKPLSETVFFETL; from the coding sequence ATGGATTTTTTGGATTTAGCTAAAAAAAGATATTCCGTAAGAAAATACGAGACTAAAAGCGTAGAAGAAGAAAAACTAACAAAAATATTAGAGTCTGGTAGAATTGCTCCTACTGCTGCTAATTTTCAACCTCAACGTTTAATCGTAGTTCAAAAAGAAGAAGGACTAACCAAACTAAAGAAAAGTGCAGATATTAAAGGTGCACCTTTAGCAATAATTATATGCTCAGATCACAATACTTCTTGGAAGCGAAGATACGACGATAAAGATACTGCAGATATAGATGCAAGTATAGTTACAACTCATATGATCCTACAAGCTACTGAGCTAGGCTTAGGTTCAGTATGGATTTGTCATTTTGAGCCTACTATTCTTAGAGAAGAGTTTAAATTACCAGATAATTTTGAGCCAATTAACATTTTAGCCATTGGATATGCAAAACCTGAAGAGGATGCTTCTGAGAATGCTTCTCCAAATAGACACGATACTAGGAGAAAACCCTTATCTGAAACAGTATTTTTTGAAACACTTTAA
- a CDS encoding winged helix-turn-helix transcriptional regulator: protein MEEKITKLKEATCEIEVTFEVIGGKWKPLILWYLGEINTLRFGQLKHLIPDITHKILTKQLRDLEENGLIERKVYPEIPPKVEYSITENGKEVLPILEMMCDWAYKNNYFNYDLKYDLCGENIKNTLSLYANDI from the coding sequence ATGGAAGAGAAAATAACTAAATTGAAGGAAGCTACTTGTGAGATTGAAGTAACATTTGAAGTAATCGGTGGAAAGTGGAAACCACTCATATTATGGTATTTAGGTGAAATTAACACTTTGCGTTTTGGGCAACTTAAACATTTAATACCTGATATTACACATAAAATACTAACAAAACAATTAAGGGATCTTGAAGAAAATGGACTAATTGAACGAAAAGTTTATCCAGAAATTCCGCCTAAAGTTGAATATTCTATTACAGAGAATGGCAAGGAAGTTTTACCTATTCTTGAAATGATGTGCGATTGGGCTTATAAAAACAATTATTTTAATTATGATTTAAAATATGATTTATGCGGAGAAAATATAAAAAACACTTTATCACTATATGCCAATGATATTTAA